The DNA window ATCGTTGTGGGCTCCACCGGAATAGATCTGAATGAACCGCACGCCGCGTTCGACCAGCCTTCGAGCCAGCAGGCATTGCCGTCCGAATTTCTCCGTTTGAGGATTGTCGAGGCCATACATTTTCTGCGTCGACTGGCTTTCCTGGCTGATGTCCACCGCTTCCGGAGCTTTCGCCTGCATGCGGTACGCCAGTTCGTATGACGCGATTCGCGCCGCCAGGTTGCTGTTGTCAGCTCGCACAGCAGCGTGAGCTTCGTTGTAATCTCGCAGTGTGTCCAGCAGAGTTCTCTGAGCGGCGTCGCTGAGGCCTTCGGGCGGCGACAGATCCAGTATCGGATCACCCTGAGACCTCATCACGGTCGCCTGGTACGTCGCTGGCATATAGCCGCTGCTCCAGTTCTTCGCACCGCTGATCGGGCCGCCGCGAGGATCCAGCATGACCACGAAACCAGGCAGGTTTTCGTTTTCGCTGCCCAGTCCATAGTTGGCCCACGAACCCAGACACGGATGACCGCTGAGAATCCGGCCGCTGTTCATCATCAGCATCGCCGACCCGTGAATCGGCGAATCGGCCGTCATGGAATGGATGAAGGCGATATCGTCGACACATGTCGCCAGATTCGGAAACAGGTCGCTGACCCACTTGCCGCATTCGCCGTACTGTTTGAACTTCCAGCGCGGCTCCACGATGCGTCCCTGATTGCGATGGCCGCCCCGGCCGAAGGTCTTGACTTCGACAACCCTGCCATCCATCCCGTACATGCTCGGTTTGTAGTCGAACGTGTCGACATGGCTGGGGCCTCCGTACATGTACAGAAAGATCACATTCTTCGCTTTTGGTGCGAAGTGCGGTTCCTTCGGGGCCAGTGGATTGGTCCATCCGGTCACACCGTCGGCCGCGAAGGTCTGCTGATTGAAGAACCCGTCCCGATCGAGAAGCGTAGTAAGACCAAGTCCCGTGAACCCGGCTCCGGCCTGCCACAGAAATTCGCGCCTTGTTCGGCCGCAGAAGTTGCGTTGCATCGTGAGTTTCCCTTACGTGTCGTTCTGTCGTTCCGTTGTTTCGCCTGTGGTCGAAGATCAGGCCATTGTTCCGATGGTCAACTCCAGACGGCCTGGTCTTCGACCACGGGTTAAAAGGATCATGCTTGCGAGAGACTGACCGATGGCAACGTAGCCGTCATCGCTCCGCGTGACGCCGCAGTCCGCGTCGTCTCACGAAAGCCAGACCACTTTCATCGGAACCATCAGGCAGTCGTGTCATTTCCTCCACTGCGCCCGGGCAGCGATCGTTGTTGTTTGTGGTTTCGTCTTACCCCGCCTATCACGCGGAGCGATGATGCCTACATTAGTCCAGATATAGAAACTCATTCAGATTCAACGCTGCCAGGCAGAAGTAGTGCCGGGCGTCGGATTCGGTCATGTTGTGTTCGGACTTCAATGATTCGATCAGGTCCAGACCGCGCTGGACATCTTTGTCAGTCGGCGGGCGCTGGGTGACTCGTTCCAGAGCCAGCTTCACCTGAGCTTCGATGGAATCGCCGGCACGGTCCTGCAGGAACTGAGAAAACTGCGCTGCCTGTTTGTTGATGAATTCGCTGTTGAGCATTCCCAGCGCCTGAGTCGGCTGCGTTGTGACGAAGCGCACCGGGCAGGTCTGGTCGGTGTCGGCCATGTCAAACGCTTCCAGCAGGGGATCCAGCAGTGATCGCTTGACGTGGATGTAGACGCTGCGGCGGTTTTCGTCTT is part of the Planctomycetaceae bacterium genome and encodes:
- a CDS encoding DUF1501 domain-containing protein, translated to MQRNFCGRTRREFLWQAGAGFTGLGLTTLLDRDGFFNQQTFAADGVTGWTNPLAPKEPHFAPKAKNVIFLYMYGGPSHVDTFDYKPSMYGMDGRVVEVKTFGRGGHRNQGRIVEPRWKFKQYGECGKWVSDLFPNLATCVDDIAFIHSMTADSPIHGSAMLMMNSGRILSGHPCLGSWANYGLGSENENLPGFVVMLDPRGGPISGAKNWSSGYMPATYQATVMRSQGDPILDLSPPEGLSDAAQRTLLDTLRDYNEAHAAVRADNSNLAARIASYELAYRMQAKAPEAVDISQESQSTQKMYGLDNPQTEKFGRQCLLARRLVERGVRFIQIYSGGAHNDDNWDAHTDMESNHNLHAGETDLPITGLINDLKQRDMLQDTLIVWGGEFGRQPTAEYAKGSGRDHNSYGFTMWMAGGGIKGGTSVGTTDELGSRAVDDVFHVKHLHATALHLMGLDPNKLSYFFGGLDNKLVGVEGAQPIWKIMS